CTCCTGCAGACAGATAATGTCAGCATTAAGCGAATCGAATAGTTGTTTCAGAGGTATTTTCATTGCACGAATACCGTTGACATTCCATGTTAAAATTCGCATGTTTTTAGGTGAAACTTTTGAATTCCCAGGgacttttttttcaatgttttttccACTAGGATTTTCCAGGCGGTCAGTCGCGTCAACACTATGGTAAAACGCGTCACCTAAACACGAACATGACGTAAACTTTGAAAGCGTATGTTTCTTgtacagtactttaaaaatctatttatattattattattataagatatTTTACTTATGTTTTACCTACATGAAAATCctaagtatattattataataactataatattaattgacAATCTGGAAAAAGAAAACACCCAAGAAATACTGTACTGGCGTTGAAGAATGCACTGGCTACAACTGGACAGAGCTGGATGGAGTCTAGACAGAATCGTCCATCAGATTTTAAATCTGACTAAAATTAAGGATTTAGGCGTGTCAAAgttaatataactttttttgcTAAAGCAAGTTCTAAAAATCTGGGCCGTACCAGCCAGTACAGTTGGGAAAGTTTCAATTTCAACTCGACCACATCTTCAAGGAGGTCTTTGTCAACCGTAGATTGGTGGCCCGCACAAAGATTATTCCCTTTTCTTGCAACtgcaccactttatttctcTAGCTACGGCATTGTAAGTCCGGCCCCATGAGGGAAAATGAAACGGCTATGAGCGCCATTGGCTAAAATCGGGGCCGCGGAGCAGTACACCCCCGAGGAAAAAAcgggcattaaaatatgttgagaAGAGGCTAAAAAacctctgcgttacgccactatCTACTTCcaaaataattagaaaaaatTGAGCTACTCAAACAGCAGTGAAACAACAAGTATATGTTTTTACAGTTGGACACTTTATTATAAAACATGTGCCGTGGTAAATTAATGAACTTCTCGTTTtttaacaacaaatattttcatCTTTGTGAAACAATAATTATGgtatgattataatatatttgtacATAATGAAATTCTTTGCATAAGATTGAGTTGTTGATCCTTACATGGATCTAAATATTACAGTGTTTTCTACCCACAAAACCTTTCCCATCGACaataaattcaaatataaaatcgaaaaaaaagaacaaatttaGTCTCTTTTGGgctaaaaaatgttgttaaaaagttaaaagtatTAAAAACATCCATTTAATAGTGTAATAAGTTCCCAGAGACAATAACATTTTaagcattattttttaaataacatttttttaataacaatattggaTGAAAAAAGTATAGAATTAAACAAATGTCTAGAATTATGGACGAACGCTTGCTCAATGATGCgtgaaaataaatagtttttgaGTTCAAGGAGCAGCATTGGTTGGTCTAATTATTTTTGGCTAAAGGTCAACAGTTGTAACAATCTACGTATTGCAACCGGATGTTTTGCGAATGAGCGAATGAATTGTCCGTCCTTGTTGCGCAATCATCTCTTataattcatcttttttttctgcTTTTTCTGTTTCCTcctgttgaaataaaaaatcaacataaattaataatacgcAAGGAAGTGTGttgtaacaaatatttacatGATTGATTTGTACAACAATGTATGAAAATTGTATAACAAATTAACAAATCTCGTAGAAAGAGATGCTTTTTTGACCCAatgcccctggtttaggaaccttAAGTGGCtggacatattttaatgcctgtttttatATCTGAACCCTGCTCagtgcacccccccccccccttcatTCAATATACATATGTGTATATCTTACCTTTTCTTGAACTGGTTCCTGCGTTGGTTCGGCCTCCTCCTCATCTTCtgcttcatcatcatcattgtcattatcatcgTCACCAGCCTCATCCTCATCCTCTTCCTCCTCTTCCCATTCTTCAGGCTGAAAATAGAGATGGATTCAAAATAAGATCTTATAAAACACTTTATTTAATTAGAAATTCTCATCAAAATTTTGCATGCAAGAATTGCATCCATGCACTAAGTTCATTAAACATAAAAGTcagaaaacaacaacaaaaatcatGACCGTTAAAAaggaaatttattttttatacaaaaacattGGACAATAAGACATAACCAATATGATGATTAGGAAGGAAAGAAGAAATTAGAAGAAATGGAATTTTAATcttaatttcatttttctttttcataGATGAACTTTGTCCTTTGGGCTGAGCATTACTAAATTAACATATAATTTCAATCTAGTTTATAATTTAACCTTTTTTTTGCATTTAGTTAACAAGGAAGTAGAGGATCTAATAAAATTTGGAGAAATTGCACCTTTTCTTAAATTTGAATATCGTCAACAATGGAGAGTTGAAAGGTCAATAATAGGTCAAATACGAAAATCAACCAACCTTTGCGTCTGGGTCAATGTTCATgctcattttcaacattttctcGATTCGACCAGCAAAGGCTGCTGGGTCTTCTAGAGCGTATCCAGATCGAAGGACGGCAGTCTCAAACATAACATTGGCAAGGTCTATAGCCGTGGCATCCTCTGCATCAGACTCTACTCTTTGGAGAAGTTCTTTAACTAAAGGATGTTTTGGGTTAATTTCAAGAGTTTTCTTCTGTCCTTTGTAGAATCTACATAAAACATAAGCAAAAGGTAAAAAAATTATACTCGACAACAGATACTTGCATCAGTCGTTTTGATTGGCCGAAACATTACAAGTCTTTGTGTAAAGTGCCAATCGTCTAAACTGCATGAATAGATGTTACACATACAAGTCCTTTTTGTGTAAATGCCACTAAACATTTGTTTACAACAGGGGTGAAAATGGGTTTAATACAGGGGAAGAAATGAACCAAGCCCCAGAGTAACCCTACCCTTCTAATGATAATCCTTGGTGGTTTCAAAGTACCATGTGTGTATACTGGACCAGAACTATGGTTGAGTGACTTGTTGCCCATTGGCAATTTAAGCTAGTGTGAAAATCCATGGTTCTGTGGTAGAAAGGAagagtcttctcagataaggaatataaaccataggtccagttacacatctagctcatgtgaaCTTGTACATCTTTAACCGGTTGCCCCCGTCATTCTTTAACTGAAGAGGTCACcaagaataaagaaataataaaaataatgcaatactgtaacaTACCCTGTGTTTGAGTCTTTAGCCTGTGCATAGGCTTGTGCTGTCATGATACGTTCCATATTTCCAGACCATCCGTACGAACTGGCGACCAAAGCACATGGTGAATCGGTAAGACGTTGCGATACCTTGGCATCCTTGatctaatgaaaaaaaaacatttataacatTACTACAGCTCAACATATAAAACGGAGGCTTGCTTGCACCACATTTTATCGATTTCAAActaacaaaataacattataaatgcgaagaaatttaaactaacATTATAAATgcgaagaaatttaaacatcaCATGCAAACAATTAAGAGATCCTAGGTGTGCACAGGTGTCTTGTGAAGGACAGCGCCACCAGCTAGGCTCGGATAAAAGTAACAGGGCCAGGCTAGGTATACATCTGATGTCATATTTGTGTAAAATGAAATCAgtaatatttctattgtttgaCCTTTATATAGCTATTACCAAACTTCAGCAAAAAGTTTCAAAGTGTTAAGAAATCTTGAAGACTACAAATGGGTGTGTTCGTTTTCTCTCaatagtttattttaataagAGGAATTTTTCCAAAATTTGGTCGATTTGACACTTAAAACATACCTTATCTTGAAGAGCACTTTCTTTCAGCCACTCTGTGAGTGGTTCAAATTCCTTCTCCAATTCCTCACGTTTCTCTTTCTGTTTATCAGATTCATCGCCCATCTTTAATCCTTCTTTTGCAACGTTCTGGAATTTCTTTCCTTCAAACTCTGGTAGAGACTGAATGCAGTACTCATCAACTGGCTCTGTCAAGTACAAGACCTCGTAACCCTTCTTGAGGAGTCTCTCAACAAATGGTGATGTTTCAACCTGAAAGGAAGTACAAAGCGTTTTACAGATAACTATCACTCTCAGACTTTCTGAAAAACAGAAACTCTTCCAATACCAGACATCTCTTGAGCTTCAAAATGTCTCAAAATCTGTTTTGATCATTAAATACACATTCCGAAAACCAGACTTTCCATAAAACCATACATATTAGTTATTATCTATATTCCAGTAAGGGATTTTGACTAGCATCAGAAGTATGAGACACCTCTGTGCTATATTGTTTGTATCCATAGGCTACTCTCATCCTTCGGACAGGACATAAAGCTGTTGGTTCTGTACACATACAATTACATACTATTTGAATAGTGAATGAATCGAACCAATCACTGAACATCACCATATATCTAGCTTTGTGGTTAAAGATGTTGGCTACCAATCCCAGTGTCTTGGTTAAAATTCTTTCggatgtcaggatttttttctcatgacaaaaataaattgaCTCCGAAAGAGTTTGTTTATATAGagaatgttttatttgttttgtgacCTGGAATGTCaactttaagaaaaaaaaactaaaataaatattacctCTTTTCGTCCAGTTCCAgccatgaaataaatatgttctTGTTTTTCCTTCATTCTCTCAATGTACTCTGGCAGGCTGGTGACCTCGGTGTCAGAATTAGAGGAGCTGAATCGTACCAACTTAGCTAGACGAGATCGGTTGCTGTTATCTTCAATTATTCCAAGCTTGATGTTGGTTCCATATTCTTTCcagaattcatttttaaatttatcggCGTCCATCTTTTTGATCATGTCCAATGTCTGTACATaaatcataacatttatttattattcagaATCTAAAAACAAACACAATAGACAGTGCATTGCTGAACtataataatgaaattaataatgaatattataaaGAGGACAACAAAAACTACTAGgataaaaatgagaaaaaaagagAATGACACAAAAAGAAAACTTCTGTAAGTCTATGCACATTCTGGCCAATAATCGCTCTGATTAGACAGGTCTCTTTCACAAGATGTACAATGTTCGGGATGAATGTTTTTATGAGTTAAAAGATCAACTGTTCTATTCAACAAGTTGGAGACGAGTATTGCGACTACAAATAACTGCATCTCGTTGACcgattaattaatttacctttcTGACCAATTTCTTCTTGATAACCTTAAGAAGTTTGTGCTGTTGAAGAGTTTCTCGAGAAACATTCAATGGAAGGTCATCGGAATCAACAACACCGTTGACGAAATTGAGGTATTTTGGCATCATGCTCTCAAAGTCATCAGTGATGAAAACACGTCGGACATACATCTGAAGAAAGAGGtaacaagtaataataaaattaagatAAACAGTCATTTTAGGTTGAAATTGAAATGATTCATCATACGGTATTAGACCCTCTAAGCATTTTTTCATAATTGGGTGGTTTATTACCCTCATGAATAATTcagaaatatattttctttgGCATTGCAATAAAACATTGACACCATTGTCAAAAATCGCATCTGAATATAAAGAGGATCACCTCAAAAGTTTAGAAATGATATTCGTATAGTTTCAAATCATAGTTGCGGTTTcaggattttaaaataaaattctaaaaataggaaaaatgaAGTGTTAAACTTAACCTACTGTATTTATGGAAATTTAGGATTGGGATTTTTCTAAAAATTCGACCTTTGTGACTTTTCGACTTAGGCAAGGAGTTGACTGTTTATAACTACGAACCTTAATGTGGTCAACCTTCTTTCCGTATTCCTGGAACATTCCTTGTGGAGCAGTCTTTGGGATGAAGAGGATGGACCTGAAGGTTACTTCTCCTTCCGCTGTGAAGTGGGTCTTTGATATCGGTTCATCAGAAGCCTTGGTGAAGCTCTTGTAGAAGTCATTGTATTCTTCATCCGTAACCTCTTTCGGgctaaaatataaatgtaacaatataaatttatataaacattgtttcatgaaatttaatttttattttataaaacgtTCATTCAATTTTTGTAATTTCATGGCAAAGCTAGACAATCTTgctattaaaaaatacatagtCTAAtcaatcaaggcaatctaacaacataaTGCTGAGCTACGGAGATCAAAGGGTCTATCTGCGGATGCGACATGACCATTATTTACATAGTACATTATAGTATTTGTCACAGCCaaacataagatcaaaggactgttagaagttcctatcttggcaaggcaagctcaATGTCCTGTTAGATTGTCTTGGTATAATTGTATTCAATATTGTTTATTGCTGATAGCGCATAAAAGCGTGgttgcacaatgcatgatgggaaggagTTGGGGGAAAACAAGATTATTTCCCTAATTTCTTTCAATCATGTGTCGCACAAAGTTTTTATCGATAGATAACAGCTAAACATAACAATTCTTGATGTGAAACAAGCCGATTGTGTCAATTAGACAGCAGGAAAGCCAGAATATATTTGATGGTCGTACCTTCTGGTCCAGATGGGTTTACTCTCGTTCATCAACTTCCAATCCCACGTTGTCTTTTCAACCGATTTGGTCTTTGGTTTCTTCTCTTCTTCGTCTTCAGTCTCTACTTCAGCttctacaaaacaaacaatttgaaaagTTTAATTATAATAGACACAGATTTAGATTAGAAAATacagaaacaaaaaatatacttaATACCAGTATatacagatttcctcatctttatcgtttcaaattaattaattaaatttcagtatatcaccgggcggtttagaattaatgttctttgcctcttgtgtttatatatataaaagtatctcttcggagatcccgcctcgtgaataaaaatactgaaagatgagggtgtatcaatttgatctctgttgcgcgtgcgtacaactgaggactagtgctgttccgccgtaccacgccgagaatgttaaagagtcgttatccaatcgagttcgaacaataccatgaaagccccagtggtctaatggttaggacatctgcatatcaagcaggcggtccgagttcgagtctcggttggggcgactttttctcattctcacagatttcctcatctttatcgtttcaaattaattaattaaatttcagtatatcaccgggcggtttagaattaatgttctttgcctcttgtgtgtatatatatatatatatatatatatatatatacacatttgACCAACAAGGAAggaaataaacattaaaaaaaatgttaccttCATCTTCCTTTTCTTCGTCTTTCTTCTCTTCATCAGCTGGTGGCGCTTCTTCCTCCTCATCCTCAATTGGTTCCTCAACCGTTTCAGTCtgtagtaaaataattatattatgtttttaataatttgaaaattcaatttttttatcgACACAGTTGATCATGCCCCTAGTTCTCTGTGCCTATAAATAAGAGAATATTagcaaataatttttaaatttcaactttattaataaaaaaataaaatttagattTAGGGACCGTCTTAAAAATTCATTGGACAATgtaattttagaaaaatatacCTTGCTTGCCCACAGGTAGATGGGGAAGTTGATAAACTGACTGTATTTCTTGACAAGCTTCTCAATAGTGTCAGGCTCTAGGTAATCATAAGCTTCTTCCTTCAAGTGCAAgctgaaaatattaaataaaacaatattaatatatttataatgataCAGCAAGGAATATAGCAATGATCCCTTCTTGAGGGACAAATAGAAGATAAAAGAAGAAGAGGCAGATTTCGTAGGAAATGGATTGATGACAAAAAAGAATAGATCAACACCAACAGTGTGTGAAGCAGGCATTGGATAGAGACGGCCGATTTGATTGAATTATACCAGTGTAtgcatttgattggttgatttcgtATCACATGCTGTTCATTATTTAGTTTCAAATTAAGAgaaattcttaaatatttatttaagtggaaaaacttaaataaagttaaatttaattaataccgTACCTGATTGTGGTTCCACGTTTGAGTGTATCGCCACGTGGATCTTCAGTTACGGAGAATTCACTCGAGTTGGATTCCCAGATGTATTGTTTATCGTCATTGTGTTTAGACGTCACAACTACTGTATCGGCAACTGTAATATTAAAGGACGAAAATTTTGTTACTACTGTTGTGTCGATAACAAGGCTATATAATAAGGATGAGGCTATCGGCATGGTCAAagctatataataatttaaagtttTATAGGAACAACGGCACAGTGAATATATACGCTATATGCATGGTCAATCGTGATAATAGAGAATATTGGATTACATGCATGTTGCCGACTTTTATTATGCAACACCAATGTTTAGTGGGAAATTGACCATAAAGGCCTATTTATACAAACAAGCAGTATGATCCTGGATAGATATATATTCTATGTGGTTTTCTGTGTAAATTGATCATTATGCAAATCTGAACTGGCCAATCAGCATTGTCTTATTTTCTTGGGGgcaattatacaaaaaaaaaatattttctctgtttttattatattgaatcTGTGGTAATGTTGGGAGACTTGTTGGGCAAGCCTTCTAGTGTTGGCCCCAGTTATAAACTGAATAAATTACTAATATATGAATGCTACCAGTAAAATGCTggtatttcatttgtttacttaaCTAAAATAATACTAGCAAACATTATACTGGAGTAAACCagtttacattttgttattataaataatgattgGATATTGAAACTGAACAACACTTACCCAAGAAAGAGGAATAAAATCCAACAccaaactgaccaatcaaatcaCTTGCTTCGCCCTCACCGCCTTTCTGTAATAGAAAATTTCAGAACAGGGAATATTGAATGAAAGTTGAGAATTTTAGGCTTAAATAGATGATAAACCTATGATTAATATGTTGCAATAAAACAAGGGGGGTTAGGGGGAGGGAAGGTTAGTGGGAGGGAGGGTTGGTTAGGGTTAGACAAGTTTTAAAAGTATTGTTTGAATGTTTGCATGGCGAATAAACACTAATAAAGTTTGGTTTATGGTACACCATGAGTTTCCAAAAGTATGGTTGAGAATGGTTAATTTTTTATTCTACAACCAAGTTTTCCCTAAGAGCGTTACTCCAAAGAATCGATTGTCGAGAAAatattctcaattttactttattttatttttggacacaAAAACCTTACTTCATTAgtatcaagtttgatagtgtagacagagctttataatttgttatattGAGAAAATGCATACTTACAGATAATTTGTCAAAGAATTCGCTTGTTCCCGATTTGGCAATTGTACCCAGATTCTTAACCAAATCATCTTTAGTCATTCCAATACCAGTGTCAGTTACATGTAGCATGTGATTGTCCTTATCAGCCTAAAAGTacacaaacaaattaattaacttgTCTCTTATTGGAGCACCATATTTTATCTACTCCTTTCAGAAACACAATGGGAATGGTGTGACCATCCTGGTTGTATTTCGAATACTCTATTGGTTGTGTGAAAATTTAGTATGTAGGTCAAATTTAGGTCCAGGTCACAGTAAACCCTCATTAAGGATATTGAAGAACATATATATTACCATTTATTACACGAGAAAGAGGAGTTTCTCCTGGGATTGGCCATGGtgttaaattcatatattaccCTCATTCATTATATggaaaagtgtccctttaatagggattCTCAAAGCAGGAGGATTCTACTGTAATTTGCTTttagtataaatatatttttttccccAAGTGCAAGCTAAttgtataatcccacccccttgtacgtgaaatttgcccgaatttgggaggtgggactatacccggggattTCCCGCTGCATGAACTGAAAATGACGATATTTCTTCTAGCTACGATTTAGGCTATCTAAAAGCTATATTCCGATGTAGGCCTTTTTGGTGAGAAATTGACGTCGGCCTAGCTAGcttcagtaggcctaggcccacctCTGGCCTAATGTTAAATTATACACTGAGACTTTGCATGGGGATATGCTTGCGTGCGAAGATAATTGTAAAGtcggggtgggattatacccgaggcgggattatacccgaggaactATGGTAATTCAAATCTTACCTTAATTTTTATACTTAGTTCTTCGGTAGCGTCCAATGCCGTTTTATCGGTAAGCGACAGCAGACGGATCTTATCCAAGGCATCTGATGCATTGGAGATTAATTCCCTCAGGAAAATctgcaaattaaaattaattgacATATTAAAATTTGGTTTCCATTATTTTTGGTGCAGAGACAGATTCaagattataaaaatgtatttttcctCCGACGTCTAGTAAATGGTTTAGgatgttctaccaccagaactatagTCAAGGAGAGCATTGAGCCTGTGCAGATTGTATGACTATAGGTACACTGCAGTCATCATCtacattataataacaaaaatgtgatatccATATAtaagtatgatgatgatgatatcactaccatatttgggcataccactaccatatttggctatATGACAATTGTCTTATGTCAGGATCCGGCAATAACTCACCTCCTTATTTTTATAAAGTGAATTGATAATAAGCTTCATCATACGATTAACTTCTGCTTGGAATTCATGTTTTTCCGCAGATTCACGCATCTGTTTAATTTCAGATACGCTAAGGCCATCCAATTTTATAGCCTCTTCCTCTCTGTAGAATATAAAAGATAACTTTAACACAATAATACTTTTACAAATTCTCCAGGAATTCACAAATTTAAGAACAATTATGATTTTTAACACGGTGTCCAGAAATCCCCACAAACTAAAAAGTATACAGTGGTGTAGGCTAATCtacattttagaaaaaaaattatgatttttaaattaacatggTGTCCGGAAATCCcctgtaaatactatgttatttTTGATGGTCACAACATTTTTACTATTTCTATAAGATGGCTTTCGTAGAACGAAAATTATGTATATTGATATATTAGCAAACCTTTGTACAACTTCATCATCTGTTTTGGAACCATCTCTACTACTACCAATGTCATCTTCAATGGTGGCATCACCCTCAGCCTCTTCGGCCATTGCACATCCTGAAggaattaaacaaatattgggttgaatacaaaatataatcctgcctaggcctagtaaaattcatttattattattaccaataGCACAAATTGAATGTTCAGTTTGTCAGAGaggtgaaaacatttttaagttaaaaaaaaaattgaaatataatatacaggaaGAAAACATGATAATATTCGCAACAGGACCAATATATAATGAAAGATGCAAAACATTTTACATCACTTTGGAATATGGAAAACTTGTATATTGTTTTgcaataacaattacaatataggcctaggttagGCCTATGTTTCCTAGGACTTGGCTTGGCCTAATCAATGActaaataaagataatatacgctactattattatagtataataaCTATCAAGGCATAGAGGCCCTCCTAATCTAAGCCTAGATTATAAGAGGATCGAGCCTAATAATAAGGTAGgctatttaaattaatactaatattaatatagcctaggccttttTAGTGCGTGTGGTGTGGCACACAATTTATTTGAGGAAATTAAACATTGAGAAAAACCAACTTAACAATCCTATTAATTAAAAAGgaattgtttgttttgtctgTTTCTCTTTAAAAGTCTTAACTTTTAGTCTAGGCCTAGAGCATTGTTTAATAATAGAAGAGTGTAGg
This DNA window, taken from Antedon mediterranea chromosome 9, ecAntMedi1.1, whole genome shotgun sequence, encodes the following:
- the LOC140058927 gene encoding endoplasmin-like, whose amino-acid sequence is MNKTFWIFGLLGLLLLTGCAMAEEAEGDATIEDDIGSSRDGSKTDDEVVQREEEAIKLDGLSVSEIKQMRESAEKHEFQAEVNRMMKLIINSLYKNKEIFLRELISNASDALDKIRLLSLTDKTALDATEELSIKIKADKDNHMLHVTDTGIGMTKDDLVKNLGTIAKSGTSEFFDKLSKGGEGEASDLIGQFGVGFYSSFLVADTVVVTSKHNDDKQYIWESNSSEFSVTEDPRGDTLKRGTTISLHLKEEAYDYLEPDTIEKLVKKYSQFINFPIYLWASKTETVEEPIEDEEEEAPPADEEKKDEEKEDEEAEVETEDEEEKKPKTKSVEKTTWDWKLMNESKPIWTRSPKEVTDEEYNDFYKSFTKASDEPISKTHFTAEGEVTFRSILFIPKTAPQGMFQEYGKKVDHIKMYVRRVFITDDFESMMPKYLNFVNGVVDSDDLPLNVSRETLQQHKLLKVIKKKLVRKTLDMIKKMDADKFKNEFWKEYGTNIKLGIIEDNSNRSRLAKLVRFSSSNSDTEVTSLPEYIERMKEKQEHIYFMAGTGRKEVETSPFVERLLKKGYEVLYLTEPVDEYCIQSLPEFEGKKFQNVAKEGLKMGDESDKQKEKREELEKEFEPLTEWLKESALQDKIKDAKVSQRLTDSPCALVASSYGWSGNMERIMTAQAYAQAKDSNTGFYKGQKKTLEINPKHPLVKELLQRVESDAEDATAIDLANVMFETAVLRSGYALEDPAAFAGRIEKMLKMSMNIDPDAKPEEWEEEEEDEDEAGDDDNDNDDDEAEDEEEAEPTQEPVQEKEETEKAEKKDEL